From a region of the Sporosarcina ureilytica genome:
- a CDS encoding NEAT domain-containing protein: protein MKNRISFFMTFAAIILATFLVASPVSAQIADGTYKVNYEMKEAGNANTSIADGYFTKPATLTVENGVQYIQLTVTGSNYVKSLSTPAGPVSVVSENTANQTRTVKFRVNGDLSQPLNMDMHIVVPDMYDMTHTARAVFNVSGLPQAGAATGATNGEKSSANNGAETVANPKTGDNTPIGMYALLMLGSAIALVAIRKFRPVRN from the coding sequence ATGAAGAACAGAATCTCATTTTTCATGACGTTCGCGGCTATCATTTTAGCTACGTTCCTTGTTGCTTCACCAGTATCTGCTCAAATCGCAGATGGTACATATAAGGTAAATTATGAAATGAAAGAGGCTGGCAATGCGAACACATCCATTGCGGACGGTTATTTTACAAAGCCTGCGACATTAACCGTTGAAAATGGTGTTCAATATATCCAGTTAACAGTAACTGGCAGTAATTATGTAAAATCGCTTTCAACACCAGCGGGCCCTGTCTCGGTTGTTAGTGAAAATACTGCAAATCAGACAAGAACAGTGAAGTTTAGAGTGAATGGTGACTTATCACAACCTCTAAATATGGACATGCATATTGTCGTTCCGGATATGTACGACATGACGCATACTGCCCGTGCTGTATTTAATGTAAGCGGATTACCGCAAGCAGGTGCTGCAACGGGTGCTACAAATGGTGAGAAAAGTTCAGCAAACAACGGAGCTGAAACTGTAGCGAACCCAAAGACTGGCGATAACACACCTATTGGAATGTATGCGCTATTAATGCTAGGCTCGGCAATTGCATTAGTCGCAATTCGCAAGTTTCGACCTGTACGTAACTAA
- a CDS encoding NEAT domain-containing protein, with the protein MRNKWLMSLLIAILALPFFSGAVFAEETKQFADGEHKITAKALNADTGEPSGAAGFINEAATLTIKNGEATLTITVPHNPMAEITGLQIEGINPTVTKGANATYMAFKLANVKSELNATVSYEVPSLNMVHDNLPLKFALVGLDTIPTVEEVKPEEPTEPEVPVEEPTEEEPVEEPAKPETPVENMNPALVPDKAYTINFVSESRSVNGQFNNPAAVLHKNGETFIQMTGTGGQFIKSLTINGEEVTWGQKNDDGTFTFQFKVNGSLSTVLDFGMVIDARGTEMTHVVDLTFDESTKADADAASYSLLAVNQEVEVPSEDEEQADKEDSNKSEEQEESADKNENNKETETPAKDPLAPDKAYEIDFVFKHETEDKASAADNFFVKPAILLEKDGERYIQITVTGSEYIESLKNKFGEFVVVKTNADGSVVYQFKLDGSISDAMLIDMVITVPGFYESQTHKARLFLDESSMKEIDASQYQLAAASNGNGPTVDGKSGNDIIPPKPELGGSDKNNVKNQEKTVGKVTNPQTGDTTNIMLYVLLLIGSAIPLAIQLKRRFANAA; encoded by the coding sequence ATGCGAAACAAATGGCTTATGTCCCTGCTTATCGCAATACTTGCATTGCCATTCTTTAGTGGCGCGGTGTTTGCGGAAGAAACGAAACAGTTTGCTGATGGAGAACATAAGATAACTGCCAAAGCGCTCAATGCTGACACAGGTGAACCTTCAGGAGCAGCGGGATTTATAAATGAGGCTGCGACACTCACAATTAAAAACGGTGAGGCAACATTGACAATTACTGTGCCACACAATCCAATGGCAGAAATTACTGGATTGCAAATTGAAGGAATTAACCCAACTGTAACAAAAGGTGCAAATGCAACTTATATGGCATTTAAATTAGCCAACGTAAAATCTGAACTAAATGCTACAGTTAGTTATGAAGTTCCATCGCTTAATATGGTGCATGATAACCTTCCGTTGAAATTTGCATTAGTAGGTTTAGATACAATTCCAACAGTAGAAGAAGTCAAACCTGAAGAACCAACTGAACCAGAAGTGCCAGTTGAAGAACCGACTGAAGAAGAACCAGTAGAAGAACCGGCTAAACCTGAAACACCAGTTGAAAATATGAATCCGGCATTAGTGCCTGATAAAGCATATACAATTAACTTTGTATCTGAGTCGCGTTCAGTTAACGGCCAATTTAATAACCCGGCTGCAGTACTCCATAAAAATGGAGAAACGTTTATCCAGATGACTGGAACTGGTGGTCAATTTATTAAATCATTGACGATTAACGGTGAAGAAGTAACTTGGGGACAGAAAAATGATGATGGTACATTTACTTTCCAATTTAAAGTAAATGGTTCATTATCAACTGTATTAGATTTTGGCATGGTCATCGATGCACGTGGAACTGAAATGACACATGTCGTTGACTTGACATTCGATGAAAGCACGAAAGCAGACGCTGACGCCGCGAGTTATTCATTGCTTGCAGTAAATCAAGAAGTCGAAGTACCTTCAGAAGATGAAGAGCAAGCTGATAAAGAAGATAGTAACAAGTCGGAAGAGCAAGAAGAATCTGCAGATAAAAATGAAAACAATAAAGAAACAGAAACACCTGCAAAAGATCCATTAGCACCAGACAAAGCGTATGAAATTGACTTTGTATTTAAACATGAAACAGAAGATAAAGCTTCTGCGGCAGATAACTTCTTTGTGAAACCTGCTATTTTATTAGAAAAAGATGGCGAAAGATATATTCAAATTACTGTAACGGGTAGCGAATATATCGAGTCACTAAAAAATAAATTTGGTGAATTCGTTGTTGTTAAAACAAATGCTGACGGTTCTGTTGTTTATCAATTTAAATTAGACGGCAGCATATCGGATGCAATGTTGATCGATATGGTCATTACTGTTCCAGGCTTCTATGAAAGCCAAACGCATAAAGCTCGTCTATTTTTAGATGAGAGCAGTATGAAAGAAATTGATGCAAGCCAATATCAATTAGCAGCTGCTAGCAATGGCAATGGACCAACAGTAGACGGTAAATCTGGAAATGATATCATTCCACCGAAACCTGAACTTGGTGGTAGCGACAAAAATAACGTGAAGAACCAAGAGAAAACTGTCGGAAAAGTAACAAACCCACAAACAGGTGATACAACAAATATTATGCTTTATGTATTGCTACTCATTGGGTCAGCAATTCCGCTAGCGATTCAACTAAAAAGACGTTTCGCTAATGCCGCGTAA
- the isdE gene encoding heme ABC transporter substrate-binding protein IsdE, producing MKTKLNFFLIIVLLVVLAGCGTNDQSTATENQSSKDTHQNNSEVADATKNEQALETDGQIISTTVAITEITDQLELDLVGIPTTYKGLPKRYKGLPEVGLAMDPDMEIIKSLKPTDVLTVTTLTSYVEETFTQTDTPATYLDFESVEGMYEGIQYLGEKYNREEHAEKLVEAFEEKLAEIEAKIKDQESPKVLILLGVPGSYLVATEESYVGDLVRRAGGVNAMKETGVEYISANTENLQQAEADIILRMAHGMPEEVVEMFNKEFKENTIWRHFKAVKNERVYDLEEVLFGTTANLAAVEALEELVKILYE from the coding sequence TTGAAAACAAAATTAAATTTTTTCCTCATTATAGTCCTTCTCGTCGTTTTAGCAGGTTGTGGCACAAATGACCAATCCACTGCAACTGAAAATCAATCCTCAAAAGATACTCATCAAAATAACTCAGAAGTAGCGGATGCAACTAAAAATGAACAAGCACTCGAAACTGATGGCCAAATCATTTCAACGACTGTCGCGATAACAGAAATTACGGATCAATTGGAATTAGACCTTGTCGGTATTCCAACAACCTATAAAGGATTACCGAAACGATATAAAGGGTTACCGGAAGTTGGTTTGGCGATGGATCCAGACATGGAAATCATTAAATCGTTAAAACCGACAGATGTTTTAACAGTGACAACGTTGACATCTTATGTAGAAGAAACGTTCACTCAAACGGATACACCGGCGACCTATCTTGACTTTGAAAGTGTAGAAGGTATGTATGAAGGCATTCAGTATCTTGGTGAAAAATATAATCGAGAAGAACATGCAGAGAAATTAGTAGAAGCATTTGAAGAAAAGTTAGCTGAAATTGAAGCGAAAATAAAAGACCAAGAATCTCCAAAAGTACTTATTTTACTTGGAGTCCCAGGCAGTTATCTTGTAGCAACAGAAGAATCGTATGTTGGGGATCTCGTTCGACGCGCTGGCGGTGTGAATGCAATGAAAGAAACAGGTGTAGAATACATCTCTGCCAACACAGAAAACTTGCAGCAAGCTGAGGCAGATATTATTCTTCGCATGGCACATGGGATGCCGGAAGAAGTCGTTGAAATGTTTAATAAAGAATTTAAAGAAAATACGATTTGGCGCCATTTTAAAGCAGTGAAAAATGAACGAGTTTATGATTTAGAGGAAGTGCTATTTGGAACGACTGCGAACTTAGCAGCTGTTGAAGCATTGGAAGAATTAGTGAAAATTCTATATGAATAA
- a CDS encoding FecCD family ABC transporter permease, which produces MYKKIISFAVVIVSLFVLTIYSMTTGSIAITVGELLTGLFTGTNENVEIIKDLRLPRVVIALFAGATLSVSGVLLQAVMRNPLAEPGIIGISSGAGFMSIMMITFFPTLFFYTPLFSFIGGAVAFLFVYLFSWKSGLNPLRMILIGVAINAVFTGLSELMAARNASSMMSGISVSSSTLTMKTWDDVQVIALYGTIGLILSFLVYAWCNHLSLRDQTLKNLGFRVNRARFIISIIAVLLASIATAIAGMFTFVGLLIPHIGRSLVGNDHKLLIPFSAIAGALLILSADTLGRTLLSPIEIPASIIMAVIGGPFLIFLLRKSDRIYGN; this is translated from the coding sequence ATGTATAAAAAAATCATTAGTTTTGCTGTCGTAATCGTATCACTCTTTGTTTTGACAATCTATTCGATGACGACTGGGAGCATTGCGATTACGGTAGGAGAGCTGCTAACAGGCCTCTTTACAGGCACGAATGAAAATGTAGAAATTATTAAAGATTTACGCTTGCCGCGAGTTGTCATTGCACTTTTTGCCGGCGCAACGTTGTCAGTCTCCGGAGTGCTTTTACAAGCGGTTATGCGTAATCCGTTAGCGGAACCGGGCATTATCGGTATATCTTCCGGTGCTGGTTTCATGTCCATTATGATGATCACATTCTTTCCAACGTTATTTTTCTACACGCCATTATTTTCTTTTATTGGTGGGGCGGTTGCATTTTTATTTGTCTATTTATTTTCATGGAAATCTGGACTTAATCCTTTACGGATGATTTTAATCGGCGTGGCTATTAATGCCGTATTTACTGGATTAAGTGAATTAATGGCAGCGAGAAATGCCAGTAGCATGATGTCCGGTATTTCTGTTAGCTCTTCAACTTTGACGATGAAAACGTGGGACGATGTACAAGTGATTGCTTTGTATGGAACGATTGGACTTATTTTAAGCTTTCTCGTTTATGCATGGTGTAACCATTTAAGTTTACGAGATCAGACATTGAAAAATCTTGGATTTCGCGTAAATCGAGCACGATTTATCATTTCCATTATTGCTGTTTTACTTGCATCCATCGCCACGGCAATCGCAGGTATGTTTACATTTGTTGGTCTACTGATACCGCATATAGGACGATCTTTAGTCGGGAATGACCATAAATTGCTCATCCCGTTTTCCGCAATAGCAGGGGCCTTATTAATTCTATCAGCAGATACATTGGGGAGAACTCTTCTCTCACCAATAGAAATTCCAGCATCCATCATCATGGCTGTGATTGGTGGACCATTCCTCATATTCTTGCTTAGAAAGAGTGATCGTATTTATGGAAATTAA
- a CDS encoding ABC transporter ATP-binding protein translates to MEIKDISFSYQDKVKRLHDVEARIHKGQITTILGPNGSGKSTLLGVLTNNLQPQIGQVILDGKTINKYKPKELAKKLGVVHQQNSAPADMTVEKLVYYGRLPHRSTFSPQSEQDEQMVNWAIECTGLAEKRHDAIDTLSGGQQQRVWIAMALAQDTPFLFLDEPTSNLDIYYQYEILELVKQLCNEHGLTIVMVLHDINQAIQYSHHIIAMKTGKVIATGDPKKIVTEKLMAEVYGVNVVVKNDEEVGTYIVPIGI, encoded by the coding sequence ATGGAAATTAAAGATATATCTTTTTCCTATCAAGATAAAGTTAAGCGTCTGCACGATGTAGAAGCGAGGATCCATAAAGGCCAAATCACAACGATTCTTGGGCCGAATGGTTCTGGGAAGTCGACACTGCTTGGGGTGCTTACAAATAATCTTCAGCCGCAAATCGGACAAGTCATCCTCGATGGGAAGACGATCAATAAATATAAACCGAAAGAACTTGCAAAAAAGTTAGGTGTTGTTCATCAACAAAACAGTGCACCAGCTGATATGACAGTGGAAAAACTTGTCTATTATGGGCGCTTGCCACATAGAAGCACGTTCTCTCCCCAATCGGAACAGGATGAGCAGATGGTGAACTGGGCAATTGAATGTACAGGACTTGCTGAAAAACGACATGATGCAATTGATACATTATCAGGCGGTCAGCAGCAACGTGTTTGGATTGCGATGGCTCTTGCCCAAGATACACCATTTTTATTTTTAGATGAACCGACGTCTAACTTAGATATTTATTACCAATATGAGATACTAGAGCTTGTGAAACAATTATGTAATGAACATGGCTTGACGATTGTGATGGTTTTACATGATATTAATCAAGCGATACAATATAGCCATCACATTATAGCGATGAAAACAGGGAAAGTAATTGCAACGGGCGACCCGAAAAAAATTGTCACTGAAAAATTAATGGCAGAAGTTTACGGTGTCAATGTCGTTGTTAAAAATGATGAAGAAGTCGGGACATATATTGTACCGATTGGTATTTGA
- the srtB gene encoding class B sortase: MLMNTKTKKTLSIILTWLCVGVFIYAAYGLIDTAIDYYKNRKVLNNLQETFYNSDNPIIDGEYASESNSIRSGFDRLLKENDELVGWITIEGTQIDYPILQADNNVDYLNRNFYKEKNIAGSIFMDFRNDVQNPSLNTIIYGHRVKDGSMFEQLTKFQDKDFFKTHKTFEFDTLYDSYIAEIFAVYITKTDFDYIQTDFASDTEYEQLLTGIREKSMYETDVEVNPDDHILTLSTCDYELDPNDGRLVVQAKLVKKG, translated from the coding sequence ATGTTGATGAACACGAAGACGAAGAAAACTTTATCAATCATACTCACCTGGTTATGTGTAGGTGTGTTTATTTATGCGGCTTATGGTTTGATTGATACGGCGATAGATTACTATAAAAACCGAAAAGTGTTAAACAATCTCCAGGAAACATTCTACAATTCGGATAATCCCATCATTGATGGTGAATATGCTAGTGAGTCCAATTCGATTCGTTCCGGATTTGACAGGTTGTTAAAAGAAAACGATGAACTTGTCGGCTGGATTACGATTGAGGGGACACAAATTGATTATCCTATTTTACAAGCGGATAATAATGTTGATTATTTAAATAGAAATTTTTATAAAGAGAAAAACATTGCGGGCAGTATTTTTATGGATTTTCGGAATGACGTACAAAACCCAAGTCTAAATACGATTATCTATGGCCATCGGGTGAAGGACGGTTCCATGTTCGAACAATTAACGAAGTTTCAAGATAAGGACTTTTTTAAGACTCACAAAACATTCGAGTTTGATACGTTGTATGATAGTTATATAGCTGAAATATTCGCTGTTTACATTACAAAGACGGACTTTGATTATATACAAACTGATTTTGCAAGTGACACGGAGTACGAACAGTTGCTTACAGGCATTCGCGAAAAATCTATGTATGAAACTGACGTAGAAGTAAATCCGGATGATCACATTTTAACATTGTCGACATGTGATTATGAACTTGACCCGAATGACGGAAGGCTAGTTGTTCAGGCGAAGTTAGTGAAGAAG